The following proteins are co-located in the Theropithecus gelada isolate Dixy chromosome 19, Tgel_1.0, whole genome shotgun sequence genome:
- the CD3EAP gene encoding DNA-directed RNA polymerase I subunit RPA34 isoform X2, producing MEEPQAGGAARFSCPPNFIAKPPASESPRFSLEALTGPDTELWLIQAPADFAPDCFNGRHVPLSGSQIVKGKLAGKRHRYQVLSSCPQAAEATLLAPSTEAGGGFTCASAPQGTLRILEGPQQSLSGSPLQLIPASPPPQIPPGLRPRFCAFGGNPPVTGPRSTLAPNLLTSGKKKKEMQVTEAPVTLEAVNGHGVLEVDMALGSPEMDVRKKKKKKKNQQLKEPEVAGPVGTEPTVETLEPLGVLLASTTKKRKKPKGTETFEPEDKTVKQGQINIEPLEDTVLSPTKKRKRQKGTEGMEPEEGVTVECQPQVKVEPLEEGIPLPPTKKRKKEKEQIAVMESGTEAMEPVEPEMKPLEFPGGMTEPQQPGGAEPQAQAALAAPKKKRKKDKQQNATVEPETEVVEPELPDDLEPQVAPTSTKKKKKKERGHTMTELRTELIQPLEPELPGEGQPEARATPGSTKKRKKRSQESWMPETVPPEEMRGPPLNSESGEEAPTGRDKKRRKQQQPV from the exons ATGGAGGAGCCCCAGGCCGGCG GTGCTGCTCGGTTCTCTTGTCCCCCTAACTTTATCGCGAAGCCCCCAGCCTCGGAGTCTCCTCGTTTCTCCTTGGAGGCGCTGACGGGTCCAGATACGGAGCTGTGGCTTATTCAGGCCCCTGCAGACTTTGCCCCAGACTG CTTCAATGGGCGGCATGTGCCTCTCTCTGGCTCACAGATCGTCAAGGGCAAGTTGGCAGGCAAGCGGCACCGCTATCAAGTCCTCAGCAGCTGTCCCCAGGCTGCAGAAGCGACCCTGCTGGCCCCCTCAACGGAGGCAGGAGGTGGATTCACCTGTGCCTCAGCCCCTCAGGGCACCCTAAGGATCCTTGAGGGTCCCCAGCAATCCCTGTCGGGGAGCCCTCTGCAGCTCATCCCAGCAAGTCCCCCACCACAGATCCCCCCTGGCCTGCGGCCTCGGTTCTGTGCCTTTGGAGGCAACCCACCAGTCACAGGGCCTAGGTCAACCTTGGCCCCCAACCTGCTCACctcagggaagaagaaaaaggagatgcAGGTGACAGAGGCCCCAGTCACTCTGGAGGCAGTGAATGGGCACGGGGTCCTGGAGGTGGACATGGCTTTGGGGTCCCCAGAAATGGAtgtgaggaagaagaagaagaagaagaaaaatcagcagCTGAAAGAACCAGAGGTGGCAGGGCCTGTGGGGACAGAGCCCACAGTGGAGACACTGGAGCCTCTGGGAGTGCTGCTCGCGTCCACCaccaagaagaggaagaagccCAAAGGGACAGAAACCTTCGAGCCAGAAGACAAGACAGTGAAGCAGGGACAGATTAACATTGAGCCTCTAGAAGACACAGTCCTGTCCCCgaccaaaaagagaaagaggcaaaaGGGGACGGAAGGGATGGAGCCAGAGGAGGGGGTGACAGTTGAGTGTCAGCCACAGGTGAAGGTAGAGCCACTGGAGGAAGGCATCCCTCTTCCCCctacaaagaagaggaaaaaagaaaaggaacagattGCAGTGATGGAGTCAGGGACGGAGGCGATGGAGCCAGTGGAGCCAGAGATGAAGCCTCTGGAGTTCCCAGGGGGCATGACGGAGCCTCAACAGCCAGGTGGAGCTGAGCCTCAGGCCCAGGCAGCCCTGGCAGCTcccaaaaagaagaggaagaaagacaaacAGCAAAATGCCACAGTGGAGCCAGAGACAGAGGTGGTGGAGCCTGAGCTGCCGGATGACCTTGAGCCTCAGGTAGCTCCCACGTCcaccaagaagaagaagaagaaagagagaggtcACACAATGACTGAGCTGAGGACTGAGCTGATTCAGCCACTAGAGCCTGAGCTGCCAGGGGAGGGACAGCCTGAGGCCAGGGCAACTCCAGGATCCaccaagaagaggaagaagcGGAGTCAGGAAAGCTGGATGCCAGAAACAGTGCCCCCAGAGGAGATGCGGGGGCCACCGCTAAATTCAGAGTCTGGGGAGGAGGCTCCCACAGGCCGAGACAAGAAGCGGaggaagcagcagcagcctgTGTAA
- the CD3EAP gene encoding DNA-directed RNA polymerase I subunit RPA34 isoform X1, with amino-acid sequence MEEPQAGGERAARFSCPPNFIAKPPASESPRFSLEALTGPDTELWLIQAPADFAPDCFNGRHVPLSGSQIVKGKLAGKRHRYQVLSSCPQAAEATLLAPSTEAGGGFTCASAPQGTLRILEGPQQSLSGSPLQLIPASPPPQIPPGLRPRFCAFGGNPPVTGPRSTLAPNLLTSGKKKKEMQVTEAPVTLEAVNGHGVLEVDMALGSPEMDVRKKKKKKKNQQLKEPEVAGPVGTEPTVETLEPLGVLLASTTKKRKKPKGTETFEPEDKTVKQGQINIEPLEDTVLSPTKKRKRQKGTEGMEPEEGVTVECQPQVKVEPLEEGIPLPPTKKRKKEKEQIAVMESGTEAMEPVEPEMKPLEFPGGMTEPQQPGGAEPQAQAALAAPKKKRKKDKQQNATVEPETEVVEPELPDDLEPQVAPTSTKKKKKKERGHTMTELRTELIQPLEPELPGEGQPEARATPGSTKKRKKRSQESWMPETVPPEEMRGPPLNSESGEEAPTGRDKKRRKQQQPV; translated from the exons ATGGAGGAGCCCCAGGCCGGCGGTGAGC GTGCTGCTCGGTTCTCTTGTCCCCCTAACTTTATCGCGAAGCCCCCAGCCTCGGAGTCTCCTCGTTTCTCCTTGGAGGCGCTGACGGGTCCAGATACGGAGCTGTGGCTTATTCAGGCCCCTGCAGACTTTGCCCCAGACTG CTTCAATGGGCGGCATGTGCCTCTCTCTGGCTCACAGATCGTCAAGGGCAAGTTGGCAGGCAAGCGGCACCGCTATCAAGTCCTCAGCAGCTGTCCCCAGGCTGCAGAAGCGACCCTGCTGGCCCCCTCAACGGAGGCAGGAGGTGGATTCACCTGTGCCTCAGCCCCTCAGGGCACCCTAAGGATCCTTGAGGGTCCCCAGCAATCCCTGTCGGGGAGCCCTCTGCAGCTCATCCCAGCAAGTCCCCCACCACAGATCCCCCCTGGCCTGCGGCCTCGGTTCTGTGCCTTTGGAGGCAACCCACCAGTCACAGGGCCTAGGTCAACCTTGGCCCCCAACCTGCTCACctcagggaagaagaaaaaggagatgcAGGTGACAGAGGCCCCAGTCACTCTGGAGGCAGTGAATGGGCACGGGGTCCTGGAGGTGGACATGGCTTTGGGGTCCCCAGAAATGGAtgtgaggaagaagaagaagaagaagaaaaatcagcagCTGAAAGAACCAGAGGTGGCAGGGCCTGTGGGGACAGAGCCCACAGTGGAGACACTGGAGCCTCTGGGAGTGCTGCTCGCGTCCACCaccaagaagaggaagaagccCAAAGGGACAGAAACCTTCGAGCCAGAAGACAAGACAGTGAAGCAGGGACAGATTAACATTGAGCCTCTAGAAGACACAGTCCTGTCCCCgaccaaaaagagaaagaggcaaaaGGGGACGGAAGGGATGGAGCCAGAGGAGGGGGTGACAGTTGAGTGTCAGCCACAGGTGAAGGTAGAGCCACTGGAGGAAGGCATCCCTCTTCCCCctacaaagaagaggaaaaaagaaaaggaacagattGCAGTGATGGAGTCAGGGACGGAGGCGATGGAGCCAGTGGAGCCAGAGATGAAGCCTCTGGAGTTCCCAGGGGGCATGACGGAGCCTCAACAGCCAGGTGGAGCTGAGCCTCAGGCCCAGGCAGCCCTGGCAGCTcccaaaaagaagaggaagaaagacaaacAGCAAAATGCCACAGTGGAGCCAGAGACAGAGGTGGTGGAGCCTGAGCTGCCGGATGACCTTGAGCCTCAGGTAGCTCCCACGTCcaccaagaagaagaagaagaaagagagaggtcACACAATGACTGAGCTGAGGACTGAGCTGATTCAGCCACTAGAGCCTGAGCTGCCAGGGGAGGGACAGCCTGAGGCCAGGGCAACTCCAGGATCCaccaagaagaggaagaagcGGAGTCAGGAAAGCTGGATGCCAGAAACAGTGCCCCCAGAGGAGATGCGGGGGCCACCGCTAAATTCAGAGTCTGGGGAGGAGGCTCCCACAGGCCGAGACAAGAAGCGGaggaagcagcagcagcctgTGTAA